The following are from one region of the Pirellulales bacterium genome:
- a CDS encoding DUF1559 domain-containing protein, with the protein MASRRSANRRFSVIRRAFTLVELLVVIAIIGILVALLLPAVQQAREAARRVQCSNNIRQLGLALQNFQSAHKTFPYSSTWRVNGRLDLTNLNASNNAQLAENWVINILPQLEQRDLLSSFTLTKPIPDLTNAKARGIHLSVMLCPSDAYNEKPFNGSASPAHTSNMGDGWARGNYAANASLGDLGNSGDGDADDLVRSGTGKGGTTPSGGGWADRYKQGVMGANIALRITDIHDGTSDTILLGEIRAGLISQDTRGIWAMSGACPSALWGHGYVTVANGPNCSQPDADDPRACSEVQAALGGAAKLIRMGMSCWSGDGPDWQQGARSMHTGGVNVCFCDGSVRFISDFVQLGTPGTPPGCLGVWDKLNLSNDGQTITTNNY; encoded by the coding sequence TTGGCTAGCCGTCGATCTGCTAACCGCCGATTTTCGGTCATCCGCCGCGCGTTCACGCTCGTCGAATTGCTGGTGGTGATCGCGATCATCGGCATCCTCGTCGCGCTATTGCTGCCGGCCGTGCAACAGGCTCGTGAGGCGGCCCGCCGCGTGCAATGCAGCAACAATATCCGACAATTGGGATTGGCCCTGCAGAACTTCCAATCCGCCCATAAGACCTTCCCGTACAGCTCCACTTGGCGGGTCAACGGAAGGCTTGATCTCACGAACCTCAACGCCAGCAACAACGCGCAATTGGCGGAGAATTGGGTGATCAACATTCTGCCGCAGCTCGAGCAGCGCGATTTGCTTTCGAGCTTCACGCTGACAAAGCCGATCCCCGACCTGACAAACGCCAAAGCTCGCGGGATTCACTTGTCGGTGATGCTCTGTCCGTCCGACGCCTATAACGAAAAGCCGTTCAACGGCTCGGCCAGCCCCGCTCACACCAGCAACATGGGTGACGGCTGGGCACGCGGCAACTATGCGGCCAACGCGTCCTTAGGCGATTTGGGCAACAGCGGCGACGGCGATGCCGACGACCTGGTTCGGAGCGGCACCGGTAAAGGCGGCACCACGCCGTCGGGCGGCGGCTGGGCCGATCGTTATAAGCAGGGCGTCATGGGGGCCAATATCGCCCTGCGGATCACCGATATCCACGACGGCACGAGTGATACGATCTTGCTGGGCGAAATCCGCGCCGGCCTTATCTCCCAAGATACCCGCGGCATTTGGGCTATGAGCGGCGCCTGTCCCAGCGCCCTCTGGGGCCACGGCTACGTCACGGTCGCCAACGGGCCAAACTGCAGTCAGCCCGACGCCGACGATCCGCGGGCTTGCAGCGAAGTCCAGGCCGCCCTCGGCGGCGCGGCCAAGCTGATTCGGATGGGAATGTCCTGCTGGTCGGGCGACGGACCCGACTGGCAACAAGGCGCGCGAAGCATGCACACTGGCGGCGTCAACGTCTGTTTTTGCGATGGTAGCGTGCGGTTCATTAGCGACTTCGTCCAACTGGGCACCCCTGGCACCCCACCAGGCTGCCTCGGAGTCTGGGACAAGCTCAACCTCTCGAACGACGGCCAAACGATTACCACCAACAATTATTAG
- a CDS encoding DUF1559 domain-containing protein translates to MTTPSNSPSRKCSQLAAIRRAFTLVELLVVIAIIGILIALLLPAIQAARDAARRTQCSNNIKQLGLALLNFQTATRRFPYSGYWRSGPKWTLDNTLPGLTTTNNGQLAENWVIMILPYIEARDIKNAFDLTKPIPAAVNDIPRSQQISTLLCPGDAYNTTLFDGRTNGSVSAMGKLWGRGNYGANSSLGYMGGDNSLQGTGVAAWAGKYTAGVMGANTSFRLTDIHDGTSNTILLGEIRAGVTSFDTRGTWAMTGGASALWCHGYFQDDNGPNAPDPRADDCRTCCEVQQTLGGCGLGAGGSIKLIQMGMACYDGDGADRQQTARSMHSQGANFCMCDGSVHYITDFVERDVQDFLNTNPTHLAVWDKLNLSNDGFALGKAAY, encoded by the coding sequence ATGACGACTCCCTCGAATTCGCCATCGCGAAAGTGTTCTCAATTAGCGGCCATCCGCCGCGCGTTCACATTGGTCGAGCTGCTGGTGGTGATTGCCATCATCGGCATCCTGATCGCGCTGTTGTTGCCAGCGATCCAAGCGGCCCGCGACGCCGCCCGCCGAACGCAATGCTCCAACAACATCAAGCAGTTGGGTTTGGCCCTGCTCAACTTCCAGACGGCGACCAGGAGATTCCCCTATAGTGGGTATTGGAGGAGCGGACCAAAATGGACGCTCGATAATACTCTTCCCGGTCTGACGACGACCAACAACGGGCAGTTGGCGGAAAACTGGGTGATTATGATCCTTCCGTACATCGAGGCAAGGGACATCAAGAACGCCTTCGATCTGACTAAGCCGATTCCCGCTGCCGTGAACGACATCCCTCGCAGCCAGCAGATTTCAACTCTGCTTTGTCCGGGCGATGCTTACAACACGACGTTGTTCGACGGTCGGACAAACGGCTCGGTCAGCGCGATGGGAAAACTCTGGGGCCGCGGCAACTACGGGGCCAACTCGTCGCTGGGCTACATGGGCGGCGACAACAGCCTCCAAGGAACCGGAGTGGCGGCCTGGGCCGGCAAATACACGGCGGGCGTGATGGGCGCCAACACCTCGTTCCGGCTCACCGACATCCACGACGGCACGAGCAACACGATCTTACTCGGCGAAATCCGCGCCGGCGTCACCAGCTTCGACACCCGCGGCACTTGGGCCATGACCGGCGGCGCCAGCGCCCTCTGGTGTCACGGCTACTTTCAGGATGACAATGGTCCCAATGCTCCCGATCCACGAGCCGACGATTGCCGGACTTGCTGCGAGGTCCAGCAAACCCTCGGAGGCTGTGGACTAGGCGCAGGGGGCTCAATCAAACTGATTCAGATGGGAATGGCCTGTTATGATGGCGATGGCGCCGACCGCCAGCAGACCGCCCGCAGTATGCATTCGCAGGGCGCGAACTTCTGCATGTGCGACGGAAGCGTCCACTACATCACCGATTTCGTCGAACGCGACGTGCAAGATTTTCTGAACACGAACCCGACCCATCTGGCAGTCTGGGATAAACTCAATCTTTCCAATGACGGCTTTGCGCTTGGCAAGGCCGCTTATTGA
- a CDS encoding response regulator: protein MALKVLLVDDSSTMRKIILRSLAAVGIPEAVEAGDGNEALARFGEQPFDLVLTDWNMPNKSGIELTRDIRATGSKVPVFMITTEAEKGRVIEAIQAGISDYLVKPFTAEVLREKLSKLAGA from the coding sequence ATGGCTCTCAAGGTTCTACTCGTCGACGATTCGAGCACGATGCGAAAGATCATTTTGCGGTCATTGGCCGCGGTGGGAATTCCCGAAGCAGTCGAAGCCGGCGACGGCAACGAAGCGCTCGCCAGGTTTGGCGAGCAGCCCTTCGATCTCGTCCTGACCGATTGGAACATGCCGAACAAATCCGGCATCGAATTGACTCGCGACATCCGCGCCACCGGCAGCAAGGTTCCCGTGTTCATGATCACGACCGAGGCGGAGAAGGGCCGCGTGATCGAAGCGATCCAGGCGGGCATCTCCGATTACCTCGTAAAACCATTCACCGCCGAAGTGCTCCGCGAAAAGCTGAGCAAGCTCGCTGGCGCCTGA
- a CDS encoding TIM barrel protein, which produces MPHRKSSTARALSAALSRRALLAGAAGLTAAASGLTGVGSALAATAADADFKIANGRINQSVIHWCFKPMPVETLAAGAARLGLKSLELVPPADWPTLKKLGLTCAISPGHGFVKGFAHKEEHDECVAILRKSIDATSDAGFPSVITFSGMRRGISDDEGLANMVAGLKKIVGYAEARNVTLCLEMLNSRVNIEMKGHPDYFCDKIEMAVEVCKRIGSPRMKVLFDIYHVQIMEGDIIARIKQYHEFIGHYHTAGVPGRNELDESQELFYPPIMRAIVETGYQGYVGQEFIPKKPDALASLAQAARLCDV; this is translated from the coding sequence ATGCCTCATCGCAAATCTTCGACTGCACGGGCACTCAGCGCCGCACTTTCTCGCCGCGCGCTCTTGGCCGGCGCCGCCGGATTGACGGCCGCGGCAAGCGGGCTGACGGGCGTCGGCTCGGCCCTGGCCGCCACCGCCGCGGACGCCGATTTCAAGATAGCCAACGGCCGTATCAACCAGTCGGTCATCCATTGGTGCTTCAAGCCGATGCCGGTCGAGACGCTCGCCGCCGGTGCGGCACGGCTCGGGCTGAAATCGCTGGAATTGGTCCCGCCCGCCGATTGGCCGACGCTCAAGAAGCTCGGCCTGACCTGCGCGATCAGCCCCGGCCACGGTTTCGTCAAAGGGTTCGCCCACAAGGAAGAGCACGACGAATGCGTGGCCATTTTGCGCAAGAGCATCGACGCCACGAGCGACGCCGGATTCCCCAGCGTCATCACGTTCTCCGGCATGCGCCGCGGCATCTCAGACGACGAGGGCCTGGCCAACATGGTCGCGGGCCTCAAGAAAATTGTCGGCTACGCGGAAGCAAGGAACGTGACGCTCTGCCTCGAAATGCTCAACTCGCGCGTGAACATCGAGATGAAAGGGCACCCCGATTACTTCTGCGACAAGATCGAAATGGCCGTCGAAGTCTGCAAGCGGATCGGCAGCCCACGGATGAAGGTGTTGTTCGACATTTATCACGTGCAGATCATGGAAGGGGACATCATCGCCCGGATCAAGCAGTATCACGAATTCATCGGCCACTATCACACCGCCGGCGTGCCGGGGCGAAACGAGTTGGACGAATCGCAAGAACTCTTCTACCCGCCGATCATGCGGGCGATCGTCGAGACCGGCTATCAAGGCTACGTCGGGCAGGAATTCATTCCGAAGAAGCCGGATGCGCTGGCCTCGCTCGCGCAGGCGGCGCGGCTATGCGACGTTTGA
- a CDS encoding DUF1559 domain-containing protein: MKTSRPSALWRGFQDLGLRRAFTLVELLVVIAIVGILIALLLPAIQAARDAARRMQCSNNVKQLGLALLNFQSGHRTFPYSSTWRQVGHWNQLVPAGTSLNSAMTTPNNGNLAENWVINILPFIEQRDLYKSWNQSKPIPDSSNATLRGAHIPTMICPTDPFSATPFDGTVSGLTSSMGKNWGRGNYAANASLGYMGDTSQVIGDGIPAWANKYLCGVMGGNVSLRLTDIHDGTSGTIMLGEIRAGLIPQDTRGVWAMSGACPSALWCHGYVQDDNGPNCVQVWADDCRACTEVQAAVGGEQALVRAGMPCWPGNGPDWQQTARSLHPQGVNVCFCDGSVRFISDFVQLGVQYGPQAPSSLGVWDKLNLSNDGETISGSNY, encoded by the coding sequence ATGAAGACGAGCCGGCCATCCGCGCTTTGGCGAGGCTTTCAAGACCTTGGTCTGCGCCGCGCCTTTACTCTGGTCGAGCTGCTGGTGGTGATCGCCATCGTCGGCATCCTCATCGCACTGTTGTTGCCGGCCATTCAAGCGGCGCGCGACGCCGCCCGCCGCATGCAATGCTCGAACAACGTCAAGCAGTTAGGTCTGGCCCTGCTTAACTTCCAATCGGGCCATCGAACGTTCCCTTACAGTTCGACTTGGCGGCAAGTCGGTCATTGGAACCAACTGGTTCCCGCCGGCACAAGCCTCAATTCGGCCATGACGACGCCCAATAACGGCAATCTGGCCGAGAACTGGGTGATCAACATCCTGCCGTTCATCGAGCAGAGAGACTTATACAAGTCTTGGAATCAATCCAAGCCGATTCCAGATTCATCGAATGCCACGCTGCGCGGCGCCCACATTCCGACGATGATCTGTCCGACCGACCCGTTCAGCGCCACCCCTTTCGATGGCACGGTCAGCGGGTTAACTTCATCGATGGGCAAGAACTGGGGCCGCGGAAATTATGCGGCCAATGCATCGCTCGGCTACATGGGCGACACCAGCCAAGTCATTGGCGACGGAATACCGGCCTGGGCCAACAAGTACCTGTGCGGCGTAATGGGGGGCAATGTCTCCCTGCGGCTCACCGACATCCACGACGGCACGAGCGGAACGATCATGCTCGGCGAAATCCGGGCCGGCCTGATTCCCCAAGATACCCGCGGCGTGTGGGCCATGAGCGGTGCTTGCCCCAGCGCCCTCTGGTGCCATGGATACGTGCAGGACGACAATGGTCCCAATTGTGTTCAGGTTTGGGCCGATGATTGCCGGGCTTGCACCGAAGTCCAGGCGGCGGTCGGCGGTGAGCAGGCGCTCGTTCGAGCGGGGATGCCCTGCTGGCCCGGCAACGGGCCGGATTGGCAGCAAACGGCGCGGAGTCTGCATCCCCAAGGAGTCAACGTTTGTTTTTGCGACGGCAGCGTGCGATTCATTAGCGATTTCGTTCAATTGGGCGTACAATACGGTCCCCAGGCCCCTTCTTCCCTGGGCGTCTGGGACAAGCTCAACCTTTCCAACGACGGCGAGACGATTAGCGGCAGCAATTATTGA
- a CDS encoding DUF1559 domain-containing protein, translated as MPVVPKPTTAGRRRFDDQRARRAFTLVELLVVIAIIGILIALLLPAIQAARDAARRVQCSNNIKQLGLALLNFQTATRKFPYSGYWRSGPKWTLDNTLPGLATANNGQLAENWVIMILPYIEQKDVKNAFNLQKPIPDKSNDIPRSAHISTLLCPSDPYNTTMFDARTSGAVSAMGTTWGRGNYGANSSLGYMGGDDSLKGTGVGAWADKYTAGVMGANVSFRINDIHDGTSNTILLGEIRAGVTSFDSRGTWAMTGGASALWCDGYFQDDNGPNCADPSADDCRTCCEVQQTLGSGCGVGTGGSNKLIQMGMACYSGDGADRQQTVRSTHPQGGNICMCDGSVHYITDFVELDFQDKLNTAPTHLAVWDKLNLSNDGFAIGKNVY; from the coding sequence ATGCCCGTGGTACCGAAACCGACCACCGCGGGACGGCGACGTTTTGACGATCAACGGGCGCGCCGCGCATTTACTCTGGTCGAGTTGCTGGTGGTGATCGCCATCATCGGCATCCTGATCGCGCTCTTGCTGCCGGCGATCCAAGCGGCCCGCGACGCCGCCCGCCGAGTGCAATGCTCGAACAACATCAAGCAGTTGGGCCTGGCTCTGCTCAACTTCCAGACGGCGACGAGGAAATTCCCCTATAGCGGGTATTGGAGAAGCGGCCCCAAGTGGACGCTCGATAACACGCTTCCGGGCTTGGCGACCGCCAACAACGGACAGTTGGCGGAAAACTGGGTCATCATGATCCTTCCATACATCGAGCAAAAGGACGTTAAGAACGCCTTCAATCTCCAAAAGCCGATTCCCGACAAGTCGAACGACATCCCCCGCAGTGCGCATATCTCAACGCTGCTTTGTCCGAGCGATCCTTACAATACGACAATGTTCGACGCGAGGACAAGCGGCGCGGTAAGCGCGATGGGAACCACATGGGGCCGCGGCAACTACGGGGCCAACTCATCGCTGGGCTACATGGGCGGCGACGACAGCCTGAAAGGAACTGGCGTTGGCGCCTGGGCCGACAAATACACGGCCGGCGTGATGGGCGCCAACGTCTCGTTCCGGATCAATGACATCCACGACGGCACGAGCAACACGATATTGCTCGGCGAGATTCGCGCCGGCGTGACCAGCTTCGATTCCCGCGGCACCTGGGCCATGACCGGCGGCGCTAGCGCCCTTTGGTGTGACGGCTATTTTCAGGACGACAACGGACCCAACTGCGCGGATCCGAGCGCCGACGATTGCCGGACTTGTTGTGAAGTCCAGCAAACCCTCGGCAGCGGCTGCGGAGTGGGCACAGGGGGATCGAACAAACTGATTCAGATGGGAATGGCCTGTTACAGTGGAGATGGCGCCGACCGCCAACAAACCGTCCGCAGCACGCATCCCCAAGGCGGGAACATTTGCATGTGCGACGGCAGCGTCCACTACATCACCGATTTCGTCGAGCTGGATTTTCAAGATAAGCTCAACACCGCGCCGACCCATCTGGCGGTTTGGGACAAGCTCAATCTATCGAACGACGGCTTTGCGATCGGCAAGAATGTTTATTGA
- a CDS encoding class I fructose-bisphosphate aldolase: MSKWIHDLLGAEADGLLGHRCQTIPRERLHLPGPDSIDRCFVPSDRGPRVLGSLARLLDHGRLGGTGYVSILPVDQGIEHSAGASFAPNPDYFDPENIVRLAVDGGCNGVASTFGVLGAVARKYAHKIPFIVKMNHNELLTYPNKFDQIRFGTVERAWDMGAVALGATIYFGSPESDRQIMEVSEWFARAHELGMATILWCYLRNNAFKADKDYDLAADLTGQANHLGVTIQADIIKQKLPENNGGFTALKFGKTSPLVYEKLSSPHPIDLCRYQVANCYMGRVGLINSGGASAGAADLAQAVRTAIINKRAGGMGLISGRKAFQRPMSDGVALLQKIQDVYLDPAVTIA; this comes from the coding sequence ATGAGCAAATGGATTCACGATCTACTCGGCGCGGAGGCCGATGGGCTGCTTGGGCATCGCTGCCAGACGATTCCGCGCGAACGATTGCACTTGCCGGGGCCCGATTCGATCGACCGCTGTTTTGTGCCGAGCGATCGCGGCCCGCGCGTGCTCGGGAGCTTGGCTCGGCTCTTGGACCATGGCCGGCTCGGCGGTACGGGCTATGTCTCGATCCTGCCGGTCGATCAAGGGATCGAGCATTCAGCCGGAGCGTCGTTCGCGCCAAATCCCGACTATTTCGATCCGGAGAATATCGTGCGGCTCGCCGTCGATGGGGGCTGCAACGGCGTGGCCTCGACGTTCGGCGTGCTCGGGGCCGTCGCCCGCAAGTATGCCCACAAGATTCCATTTATCGTGAAGATGAATCACAACGAGCTGCTCACCTACCCGAACAAGTTCGACCAAATCCGCTTTGGCACGGTTGAGCGGGCCTGGGACATGGGGGCGGTGGCGCTGGGCGCGACGATCTACTTCGGTTCGCCGGAGTCGGATCGACAGATTATGGAAGTCTCCGAATGGTTCGCTCGGGCGCATGAATTGGGAATGGCCACGATCCTCTGGTGCTACCTGCGGAACAACGCCTTCAAGGCCGACAAGGATTACGATCTCGCGGCCGACTTGACCGGCCAGGCAAATCACCTGGGAGTGACGATCCAGGCCGACATCATCAAGCAGAAGCTGCCGGAGAACAACGGCGGATTCACCGCGCTCAAGTTCGGCAAAACCTCGCCGCTGGTTTATGAGAAACTCTCTTCCCCGCACCCGATCGATCTTTGTCGATACCAGGTGGCCAACTGCTACATGGGGCGCGTTGGGCTGATCAATTCGGGCGGGGCATCCGCCGGAGCGGCCGACCTGGCTCAGGCCGTGCGCACGGCGATCATCAACAAGCGGGCCGGCGGCATGGGTCTGATCAGCGGCCGCAAGGCCTTCCAGCGACCGATGTCCGACGGCGTCGCGCTGTTGCAAAAGATTCAGGATGTGTACCTCGATCCGGCAGTGACGATCGCTTGA
- a CDS encoding PEP-CTERM sorting domain-containing protein, which produces MNQCRFRRPLIALFALGMASSPCISVAGLIQHPFNSNTATKIASFSISGSVSINNDGAPLGSRVYFGKLDLNNNDMLVYANDKATALSNLANITDMVRAGYGPNHDWTGNGITSGVAQLDHSEGYGITALGVILNDDGSGNPIWGGAGSDMGSFDGYTSLPAFLGGRDFSIFDVIVKYTFLGDTLLTGNVTGGDLGTVAANYGTGKGWINGEFNYTGGVVNNLDVYEVNHSLLRESQYPLVTPVTPDPPPPTPEPSTFVLAVLGLLGLPVFSIRRRRWNLGGVC; this is translated from the coding sequence ATGAATCAATGCCGTTTCCGCCGCCCGCTGATCGCACTCTTTGCTCTTGGCATGGCAAGTTCTCCATGCATTTCAGTCGCGGGGTTAATTCAGCACCCCTTCAACTCGAACACCGCCACCAAGATAGCCTCATTTTCGATTTCTGGCTCCGTTTCAATTAACAACGACGGCGCACCGCTCGGATCGCGCGTCTATTTTGGGAAACTTGATCTGAACAACAACGACATGCTCGTTTATGCAAACGACAAGGCGACAGCGCTCTCGAATCTGGCCAATATTACTGACATGGTGCGAGCCGGATACGGGCCGAACCACGATTGGACCGGCAATGGGATCACGAGCGGCGTCGCCCAGCTCGATCATTCTGAGGGCTACGGCATCACCGCACTCGGCGTAATCTTGAATGACGATGGGTCCGGCAATCCGATTTGGGGAGGCGCGGGTTCCGACATGGGCTCGTTCGATGGCTACACGTCCCTTCCCGCCTTTCTGGGCGGCAGAGACTTCTCAATTTTCGACGTCATTGTCAAATACACGTTCTTGGGCGACACGTTGCTTACCGGCAACGTGACGGGCGGCGATTTGGGCACTGTCGCGGCCAACTATGGAACTGGCAAGGGCTGGATCAACGGCGAGTTCAACTACACCGGCGGCGTGGTCAACAATCTCGACGTCTACGAGGTCAATCACAGCCTGTTGCGGGAATCACAATACCCGCTCGTCACACCAGTGACACCTGACCCACCCCCTCCCACGCCCGAGCCCTCGACGTTTGTGCTCGCCGTACTCGGTTTGCTCGGTCTCCCTGTCTTTTCGATTCGGCGGCGCCGTTGGAACCTCGGCGGCGTCTGCTAA
- a CDS encoding chemotaxis protein CheX, which yields MKVEYINPFISSITKVFSTMLNSELTRGKIYLKDHHCPEHEISGIIGLSGKAAGTVVLSLNRQAALSAAEAMLGERPLEINAEVRDAVGELANMVAGGAKAQLEQFNMSLTIPTVITGKFSVQFPSKIPPICVPFESEWGSLTLEVGLVESEAPCHC from the coding sequence ATGAAAGTCGAATACATCAATCCGTTCATTTCGTCGATCACCAAGGTCTTCTCGACGATGCTCAATAGCGAATTGACCCGTGGCAAGATCTATCTCAAGGATCATCATTGTCCCGAGCATGAGATCAGCGGGATCATCGGCCTTTCGGGCAAGGCGGCGGGCACGGTGGTGCTGAGCCTGAATCGCCAGGCGGCACTCTCAGCGGCGGAGGCCATGCTGGGAGAGCGCCCGCTAGAGATCAATGCCGAAGTGCGCGACGCCGTGGGCGAACTGGCCAACATGGTCGCCGGCGGCGCAAAGGCGCAACTAGAGCAATTCAACATGTCGCTCACGATCCCGACCGTCATTACCGGGAAGTTCAGCGTGCAGTTCCCGTCGAAAATCCCGCCGATCTGCGTCCCATTCGAGTCGGAATGGGGCTCGCTGACGTTGGAAGTCGGCCTCGTCGAGTCTGAGGCGCCATGCCACTGCTGA
- a CDS encoding MFS transporter, with the protein MSQTIPMLSDPYRNERAARGGTAKSPHSAPAIRAGVVAANTIAFALCFAVWVMFGPSVRTICAELRISPTLANLIKAIPILIGSTCRIPVGILTDRLGARLMFPLIMLIGAGATLALSFAATLTAIIIGGLVVGLVGTTFIVGAQSTSSWTAKEKQGFALGIFGAGNVGTAITTFGMPLLLVAVGWRTALQTYAGVLVIAAIAYWLVMRNAPRKGAAPTLAGLLAPLKDLRAWKFGLYYMATFGVFVAATLTLSDIYIDGYGLAATTAGLLATTFTFTASLSRIPGGWLADRLGPGIVTRTSLVVTAIGLALVIVGLPLWATVLSVFVAAVAMGIGMAGTFKYIPEHYPTNVGAVGGIVGALGGVGGFFLPLLSGVIKTAAGSVYLQVAPLAALAAVALGVLVLSERRSRQVTMPIFAGTNGGWPAIALPVDESIDDIEAEELGEEEELVATAQ; encoded by the coding sequence ATGAGCCAGACGATTCCCATGTTGTCGGACCCTTACCGCAATGAACGAGCGGCCCGCGGAGGCACCGCGAAAAGCCCGCATTCGGCCCCGGCGATTCGCGCCGGCGTCGTGGCGGCGAATACGATCGCCTTCGCGCTCTGCTTTGCCGTGTGGGTGATGTTCGGACCGTCGGTCCGCACGATTTGCGCCGAATTGAGAATCTCGCCGACGTTGGCGAACCTGATCAAGGCGATTCCGATATTGATTGGTTCGACGTGCCGAATTCCGGTCGGGATTCTGACCGACCGCCTTGGCGCACGCTTGATGTTTCCGCTAATCATGCTGATCGGGGCAGGCGCCACGCTGGCTCTCAGCTTTGCCGCCACGCTCACGGCAATCATCATCGGCGGCTTGGTCGTCGGACTGGTCGGCACCACGTTCATCGTGGGGGCGCAGTCCACTTCGTCGTGGACGGCCAAGGAAAAGCAAGGGTTCGCCTTAGGGATCTTCGGAGCGGGTAACGTGGGCACCGCAATCACCACATTCGGCATGCCGCTGTTGCTGGTCGCGGTCGGCTGGCGAACTGCCTTGCAGACTTACGCCGGCGTTCTCGTGATTGCCGCGATTGCCTATTGGCTTGTGATGCGCAACGCCCCTCGCAAAGGCGCCGCGCCGACCCTGGCGGGACTGCTCGCGCCGCTGAAGGATCTCCGGGCCTGGAAATTCGGTCTATACTATATGGCCACATTCGGCGTGTTCGTCGCCGCGACCTTGACTCTCTCCGATATCTACATCGACGGATACGGCCTGGCGGCGACCACCGCCGGCCTATTGGCCACGACGTTCACTTTCACAGCCAGTCTCAGCCGAATCCCCGGCGGTTGGCTCGCGGATCGGCTGGGCCCCGGCATCGTCACGCGGACGTCGCTCGTGGTGACTGCGATCGGGCTGGCGCTCGTAATCGTGGGCCTGCCGCTTTGGGCTACAGTCTTGAGCGTCTTCGTCGCGGCCGTCGCGATGGGGATCGGCATGGCAGGGACGTTCAAATACATCCCCGAGCATTATCCGACCAATGTCGGCGCGGTCGGCGGCATCGTCGGGGCGCTCGGCGGCGTGGGCGGGTTCTTCCTGCCATTGCTGAGCGGGGTGATCAAGACGGCGGCTGGTTCGGTCTATCTCCAGGTTGCTCCGCTTGCCGCGCTAGCCGCGGTCGCGTTGGGAGTCTTAGTGCTCTCCGAGCGGCGGTCGAGACAGGTGACGATGCCGATCTTCGCGGGGACCAACGGCGGCTGGCCTGCTATCGCATTGCCAGTCGACGAGAGCATCGATGACATCGAAGCCGAAGAACTCGGCGAAGAGGAAGAATTAGTCGCCACGGCGCAGTAA